A window of Bacillus toyonensis BCT-7112 genomic DNA:
CGGCTGCGTTCGCCTGGAATCAGGAAAGACATCAAAGCTATGACGATATCGCTCCGTTACTGTCAGCGGTGTATGTAAAGTCATCCAATATATTAAATTTGAAAGCTGACAAAGGCCTCCTCCAATACCTGTTTGAAAAGATCCGTAGTGTAAAAACATACCTTCTACATACCCTTTTTTCCTCGTAGGCTTACCTATTAAACGCCAGTAAGAAAATGTTTCTCCCGGTCTAATGACGATACCATTAAGTTTTTTAATAGCAATTTTTAAATTAACAACCTTATTGTTTTGATACCACATATCTACATCCTTGAGCTTCCGAAGTAGTATTGTTCGGTGCTGAATTGCTGTACATGGCAGCTTTTCTTGTTGGAACCTTTTTGCATATGTTTTTCCGTCTACTAACCACTGAATGTACCTCTTTGTAGAGTAATACCATGTCCCTACT
This region includes:
- a CDS encoding VanW family protein, with translation MNIVKLRPKQRSKYRIIVGTWYYSTKRYIQWLVDGKTYAKRFQQEKLPCTAIQHRTILLRKLKDVDMWYQNNKVVNLKIAIKKLNGIVIRPGETFSYWRLIGKPTRKKGYVEGMFLHYGSFQTGIGGGLCQLSNLIYWMTLHTPLTVTERYRHSFDVFPDSRRTQPFGSGATCFYNYLDLQIKNDTDQPYQLHLYMTEKYLVGEWRTMYPQLYQYEVYEKEHAIQPAYWGGYIRHNVIQRRVYNQQKQFIEDQYVTENHAIMMYEPFLVCKNENSE